A genomic window from Levilactobacillus yonginensis includes:
- a CDS encoding NAD(P)H-binding protein, which yields MTNVLIIGATGSVGSVTRQYFLDNSDDQLTLMARNTQRLGRLNADRERAVAGSVTDATVLQDALQGQDVVFAALSGNLSGMAHSLVTAMDEAGVKRLLFIASMGIYNEIPASLSASGNLQSNPMLRGYRNAADVIEASDLNYTVIRPGWFDSGDDTDYQVTKKGEPFGGHDVSRKSIADLVVRLAHDENMGSRDSLGINRK from the coding sequence ATGACAAACGTTTTAATTATTGGCGCAACGGGGTCCGTTGGGAGCGTTACGCGGCAGTATTTCTTAGATAACTCGGACGATCAGTTAACGTTGATGGCGCGGAACACGCAGCGCTTAGGTCGGTTGAACGCTGACCGTGAACGCGCTGTTGCTGGTAGCGTGACCGACGCCACGGTTTTGCAGGATGCTTTGCAGGGCCAGGACGTGGTCTTTGCTGCATTGAGTGGTAACTTGTCAGGGATGGCGCACAGCCTGGTCACGGCCATGGATGAGGCTGGTGTGAAGCGGTTGTTGTTCATCGCCTCAATGGGTATCTATAATGAAATTCCAGCAAGTCTGAGTGCTAGTGGTAACTTGCAAAGTAACCCAATGCTACGGGGGTACCGAAATGCTGCTGATGTGATTGAAGCATCTGATTTGAACTACACGGTTATCCGGCCGGGGTGGTTCGACAGTGGTGACGATACCGATTATCAAGTAACTAAGAAGGGTGAACCCTTTGGTGGGCATGATGTCTCCCGAAAGAGTATTGCCGATTTGGTAGTTCGCTTAGCTCATGACGAAAACATGGGGTCTCGTGATAGTCTGGGAATTAACCGGAAGTGA
- a CDS encoding glycoside hydrolase family 2 TIM barrel-domain containing protein: protein MKAEISWLDDPQTFRVNQLPAHSDHRGYATAAEAAEAKSSLVQSLDGSWGFAFSKDPQHRPVGFYEPDYDRSDFDRLAVPGHIELAGYGQIQYINTAYPWEGKHYRRPAYSMGADHPEKGMFSTDPENTVGSYVKHFTLNPELRHQRVSIEFDGVEQAMYLWLNGHFIGYAEDSFSRAEFDLTPYLQDGENLLAVEVFKHSTAAFLEDQDMFRFSGIFRSVRLVAKPALHLEDMTIRAGVDDAFVTGNLNVKLALSAADKLAGAVKVSLFDATGNVVWTDDAEAADELTVQTTVNHVHLWNHHDPYLYRLEVTLLAADSQVVEVVPYPVGFRRIEMKDKIMQLNGERLILNGVNRHEWDAHRGRAVTAADMVHDMQVFHDNHINAVRTCHYPDQDDWYYLCDQNGIYMMAENNLETHGTWQKMGVVEPSYNVPGSLPQWQLAVLDRAKSNYEMFKNHAAVLFWSLGNEAYAGDDIAAMDKFYHDADPTRLTHYEGVCRNRVYEDRISDMESMMYDPPREIEKYLQNDPDKPFVNCEYMHDMGNSIGGMNSYIDLIDKYPMYQGGFIWDYIDQALWTKDEVTGQPVLRYGGDFDDRHADYEFSGDGLLFADRTPKPALQEVDYYYGQHD, encoded by the coding sequence TTGAAAGCAGAAATTTCTTGGCTGGATGATCCACAGACCTTTCGGGTCAACCAGTTGCCAGCACATAGTGATCACCGTGGTTACGCCACAGCCGCTGAAGCTGCTGAAGCAAAGAGCAGTCTGGTTCAGAGCCTCGATGGCAGTTGGGGTTTTGCCTTCTCCAAGGATCCCCAACACCGGCCAGTGGGTTTCTATGAACCCGACTACGACCGGTCAGACTTCGATCGGTTAGCCGTTCCGGGCCACATTGAGCTCGCCGGTTACGGTCAAATTCAATACATCAACACGGCCTACCCTTGGGAAGGGAAGCACTACCGGCGTCCCGCCTACAGCATGGGTGCTGATCATCCTGAAAAGGGTATGTTTAGTACTGATCCAGAAAACACAGTTGGGTCTTACGTGAAGCACTTTACGCTCAATCCTGAACTCCGGCATCAACGGGTCAGCATCGAGTTTGATGGTGTGGAACAGGCCATGTACTTGTGGCTGAACGGTCACTTTATCGGGTACGCTGAGGATAGTTTCAGCCGCGCTGAATTTGATTTGACGCCTTACCTCCAAGATGGTGAGAATCTCTTGGCCGTTGAAGTCTTTAAGCACAGTACGGCCGCTTTCTTGGAAGACCAAGATATGTTCCGTTTTTCTGGTATCTTTCGTAGCGTGCGGTTAGTGGCTAAGCCCGCCCTGCATCTGGAAGATATGACGATTCGTGCTGGGGTAGACGATGCTTTCGTAACGGGAAACCTCAACGTGAAATTGGCGTTATCCGCTGCCGACAAGCTGGCTGGTGCCGTTAAGGTCAGCCTATTTGATGCCACTGGTAACGTTGTGTGGACGGATGATGCCGAAGCTGCTGATGAACTCACGGTACAAACGACCGTTAATCACGTTCATCTATGGAATCACCATGATCCGTACCTCTATCGGTTGGAAGTTACCCTGTTAGCTGCTGATAGTCAGGTTGTTGAAGTCGTGCCTTACCCAGTTGGGTTCCGCCGAATTGAAATGAAAGACAAGATTATGCAGCTGAACGGTGAACGTTTAATTCTAAACGGCGTTAACCGTCACGAATGGGACGCCCACCGGGGTCGCGCCGTGACCGCTGCTGATATGGTTCACGATATGCAGGTGTTCCACGACAATCACATCAACGCCGTGCGGACCTGTCACTATCCTGACCAAGATGATTGGTACTACTTATGCGACCAGAATGGGATTTACATGATGGCCGAAAATAATTTGGAAACCCACGGGACTTGGCAGAAGATGGGCGTCGTTGAACCGTCTTACAACGTGCCTGGTAGTTTGCCACAATGGCAATTAGCCGTCCTGGACCGAGCCAAGAGTAACTATGAAATGTTTAAAAACCACGCGGCCGTTTTATTCTGGTCACTTGGAAATGAAGCGTACGCGGGCGACGACATTGCGGCCATGGATAAGTTCTACCATGACGCTGACCCAACGCGTTTGACCCATTACGAGGGTGTTTGTCGGAACCGGGTCTACGAGGACCGGATTTCCGACATGGAAAGTATGATGTACGATCCGCCTCGTGAGATTGAAAAGTACCTGCAAAATGATCCCGACAAGCCATTTGTTAACTGTGAATATATGCATGATATGGGTAATTCCATTGGGGGCATGAACAGTTACATTGATTTGATCGATAAGTATCCAATGTATCAGGGGGGCTTTATCTGGGATTACATTGACCAGGCGCTCTGGACCAAGGATGAAGTGACCGGCCAACCCGTTCTCCGCTATGGTGGGGACTTTGATGACCGGCACGCCGATTACGAATTTTCCGGTGACGGCCTGCTCTTTGCGGACCGGACACCGAAGCCAGCACTGCAGGAGGTGGACTACTACTATGGCCAACACGACTAA
- a CDS encoding Txe/YoeB family addiction module toxin, whose translation MNKTWSDDAWADYMYWHDTGNKAMIKRINRIIKDVDRHPFSGIGKPEPLKFELTGKWSRRITSEHRLIYQVSEDTLYIFSVRDHY comes from the coding sequence ATGAATAAAACTTGGTCTGATGATGCCTGGGCAGATTATATGTATTGGCATGATACGGGAAATAAGGCGATGATAAAGCGAATCAATCGTATAATCAAAGACGTTGATCGTCATCCCTTTTCGGGAATTGGAAAACCCGAACCTCTAAAATTCGAGTTGACTGGTAAATGGTCTCGCCGGATTACCAGTGAGCATCGTTTAATTTATCAAGTCTCAGAAGATACCCTCTATATTTTCTCAGTCCGAGACCATTATTAA
- a CDS encoding NAD(P)H-binding protein produces the protein MRKNVMILAANGQIARLVESRVLAEKEFADVDLTLFLRDASRLQSLQDNPRVTLVEGDITDETAVSAAMAGQDLVFVAVVDHDQQNRLTKNVVAAMQTNHVSRVLFTNVLGIYNEVGGEFGRWNLEMIGAGMAPARRSDALLADSGLDYTTLRLPWLNDRGIAYTVTTKGQPYEGVSGSRASVADVVLKMIAEPTRYSRDSIGMADPATEGQNRPVY, from the coding sequence ATGCGTAAAAATGTGATGATTCTAGCAGCTAACGGACAAATTGCCCGGTTAGTTGAAAGCCGAGTTCTAGCGGAAAAGGAATTTGCTGATGTTGATTTAACCCTATTCTTGCGGGATGCAAGTCGCTTACAAAGTTTGCAGGACAATCCCCGCGTGACCTTGGTTGAGGGGGACATTACCGATGAAACAGCCGTCAGTGCTGCCATGGCTGGCCAAGACTTAGTCTTCGTTGCCGTCGTCGATCACGACCAGCAAAACCGGTTGACCAAGAATGTGGTTGCAGCCATGCAAACGAACCACGTTTCCCGGGTGCTCTTCACTAACGTATTGGGCATCTACAATGAAGTTGGCGGTGAATTTGGCCGTTGGAATCTTGAGATGATTGGAGCCGGCATGGCACCTGCACGGCGGTCCGATGCTCTATTGGCTGATTCAGGCTTGGACTACACGACGTTGCGGTTGCCATGGTTGAATGACCGGGGCATTGCTTACACGGTCACGACTAAAGGCCAACCGTACGAAGGTGTTTCGGGTTCTCGAGCCAGCGTGGCTGACGTGGTCTTGAAAATGATTGCCGAGCCCACCCGCTACAGTCGTGACAGTATTGGGATGGCTGATCCTGCAACCGAGGGTCAGAATCGCCCGGTTTATTAA
- a CDS encoding NAD(P)H-dependent oxidoreductase, with protein MKTVIIFDHPYTATAGDNVPHHRSFLAALLKQVTAQLQQENNDVDLIDLHADGFNPVMSADDLSNWHRGQTIDPQVADYQQRLLAADRIIFMFPVWWEVMPAMTKGFLDKVYAKGQLYQADNMQTKLTKQPMVDIITTMSTPNWAYRLLFGAPLAKLLFRGTFLKTRLWHFKWHNFAQVEKKSLAQRQQILRTFKL; from the coding sequence ATGAAAACTGTCATTATCTTTGATCACCCATACACCGCCACTGCTGGCGACAACGTTCCCCACCACCGTTCCTTTTTAGCAGCCCTCCTCAAACAAGTTACTGCCCAACTTCAGCAGGAAAACAATGACGTCGATCTCATCGACCTACACGCGGACGGTTTTAATCCCGTGATGTCCGCGGACGACCTGAGTAACTGGCATCGGGGCCAGACAATCGACCCGCAAGTTGCCGACTACCAGCAACGCTTGCTCGCCGCCGACCGCATCATCTTCATGTTCCCCGTCTGGTGGGAAGTCATGCCAGCCATGACTAAGGGCTTTCTCGACAAGGTCTATGCCAAGGGTCAGCTCTATCAAGCCGATAATATGCAGACCAAACTGACCAAGCAACCCATGGTCGACATTATCACGACCATGAGCACTCCCAATTGGGCCTACCGCCTGCTGTTTGGGGCACCACTTGCCAAGCTCCTGTTCCGGGGAACTTTCCTGAAAACGCGGCTCTGGCACTTTAAGTGGCACAACTTCGCTCAAGTTGAGAAAAAGTCGTTAGCTCAACGGCAACAAATCTTGCGGACGTTTAAGCTCTAG
- a CDS encoding beta-galactosidase small subunit, with protein sequence MANTTKLNVIYGDVTLGLSGPGFHYIFAYDRGGLESLVRYGKEWLYRTPKPAFWRATTDNDRGNGFSTSSAAWLGADVFSACTKIEVAVNGQSIPLPIAPENNKYSDHETAETVAIKFTYTTTTVPATTVTVEYVVDETGKMTINTHYHGAAGLPELPVLGLRFVMPTAATGFDYQGLSGETYPDRLAGGRPGTYHVDGLPVTPYMVPQECGMHMTNDWVKVTRATTQNNADPDHQPFSLTVSQNGHPFAFSCLPYTPEELENATHMEELPVARRTVLTVYGATRGVGGIDSWGADVEPQYHVAGDIDHEFSFEIDGTTEA encoded by the coding sequence ATGGCCAACACGACTAAACTAAACGTTATTTATGGCGACGTGACGCTAGGACTGAGCGGTCCTGGTTTCCACTATATCTTTGCCTACGACCGGGGCGGCCTGGAGTCGCTAGTTCGTTACGGCAAGGAATGGTTGTACCGGACACCGAAGCCAGCCTTCTGGCGGGCGACAACTGATAATGACCGTGGAAATGGGTTCTCCACGAGTTCCGCTGCTTGGTTAGGTGCCGACGTGTTTAGCGCCTGCACCAAGATTGAAGTTGCCGTTAATGGTCAGTCGATTCCGCTGCCTATTGCGCCGGAAAATAACAAGTATTCCGACCATGAAACGGCTGAGACTGTGGCCATCAAATTCACGTACACCACGACGACGGTACCAGCTACTACAGTCACCGTTGAATACGTTGTTGATGAGACTGGTAAAATGACCATCAACACCCACTACCATGGAGCTGCCGGCTTACCGGAGCTGCCCGTTTTGGGATTACGGTTTGTGATGCCAACGGCGGCTACTGGTTTTGACTACCAAGGCCTTTCGGGTGAAACGTATCCCGACCGGTTGGCAGGTGGTCGGCCAGGGACCTATCACGTTGATGGGTTGCCAGTTACGCCATATATGGTGCCACAGGAGTGTGGGATGCACATGACCAATGATTGGGTGAAGGTTACCCGGGCCACGACGCAAAATAACGCCGACCCGGACCACCAACCCTTTAGTCTGACAGTCAGTCAAAACGGTCATCCGTTTGCCTTCAGCTGTCTGCCATACACGCCTGAGGAACTTGAAAATGCGACCCACATGGAAGAGTTACCAGTTGCTCGTCGTACGGTATTGACGGTGTACGGTGCCACTCGAGGTGTCGGTGGTATCGACAGTTGGGGTGCCGATGTTGAACCACAGTATCACGTTGCCGGCGATATTGATCATGAGTTCAGTTTCGAAATCGACGGGACTACAGAAGCTTAG
- a CDS encoding MFS transporter: protein MAKQKRFDWILLVILMSYFMILLDNSIIFTGTVKIARDLALNQATLSWVSSAYSLTFGGFLLLGGRAGDLFGRRRVFQVGLLIFGLGSLLVGMAVNAPMIIAARAFQGIGSAILAPTTLAILMDTYEGAERTKAIAYYGAMAGIGASVSLVIGGVFASLLTWRVGFFMNVPISIWMYYLAVKHLSHENGQSGKLDWVGTFSSLIGMSALVYSIIGDWAKLPAFLLAVVFLAIFIYQEHRTGQPIMPLRLFTDRERIGAYLGRFLYLGAMMGFWFITPQLMQNQLGFSALMAGMAFFPLTIVNFIVALQVARLTAKWGNGGLLVIGIALTAAGMLWMSFFTPEVGYWWGIAAPMVIVGIGQGFSLSPFTAAGVAHTKGADAGAASGVVNVMHQIGGSVGLSILVTVQGLFSGQVAGFQHAILMGAGLLLLALLAAIFLIVPGERH from the coding sequence ATGGCAAAACAAAAACGATTCGACTGGATTCTTCTGGTCATCTTAATGAGTTACTTTATGATTCTTCTAGACAATTCGATCATCTTCACGGGGACAGTCAAAATTGCTCGGGATTTGGCCTTAAATCAAGCCACCCTTTCTTGGGTTAGCAGCGCCTATTCCCTGACCTTCGGTGGGTTCTTGCTTTTAGGGGGCCGCGCTGGCGATCTATTTGGTCGGCGACGTGTCTTCCAAGTGGGCCTTCTGATTTTCGGGTTGGGTTCTCTGCTAGTTGGTATGGCGGTTAACGCGCCAATGATTATTGCGGCACGGGCTTTTCAAGGCATCGGTTCCGCTATCCTAGCCCCCACCACGCTGGCCATTCTAATGGATACCTATGAAGGTGCCGAACGGACCAAGGCTATCGCCTATTATGGGGCCATGGCCGGTATTGGTGCCAGTGTGAGCCTGGTTATTGGTGGTGTCTTTGCTAGTCTTCTGACTTGGCGAGTCGGGTTCTTCATGAACGTGCCAATCAGTATTTGGATGTACTACCTAGCCGTTAAGCATTTAAGCCATGAAAATGGCCAGTCCGGTAAATTGGACTGGGTCGGAACGTTTAGCTCTTTAATTGGAATGAGTGCCTTGGTATACAGCATCATTGGCGATTGGGCTAAGTTACCGGCTTTTCTGCTAGCAGTCGTGTTTCTGGCCATCTTCATTTATCAGGAACACCGAACGGGCCAGCCAATCATGCCGCTGCGCCTGTTCACTGATCGGGAACGTATCGGGGCTTACCTGGGTCGCTTTCTTTATTTAGGTGCGATGATGGGATTCTGGTTTATCACGCCACAGCTGATGCAAAATCAACTGGGTTTTAGCGCCTTGATGGCTGGTATGGCCTTCTTCCCATTGACCATCGTGAATTTCATCGTGGCCCTGCAGGTTGCCCGCTTAACGGCAAAATGGGGCAATGGTGGCTTACTGGTTATTGGTATCGCCCTAACGGCAGCGGGGATGCTCTGGATGAGTTTCTTTACGCCAGAAGTTGGCTACTGGTGGGGGATTGCCGCGCCAATGGTCATCGTGGGGATTGGCCAAGGTTTTTCACTAAGTCCCTTCACGGCGGCCGGAGTCGCTCATACAAAGGGTGCTGACGCTGGGGCTGCTTCTGGGGTTGTCAACGTCATGCACCAAATTGGTGGGTCAGTGGGGTTGTCGATCCTGGTGACGGTTCAGGGCTTATTTAGTGGTCAGGTTGCTGGTTTCCAACACGCTATCTTGATGGGGGCCGGATTGCTCTTATTAGCGTTATTGGCGGCTATTTTCCTAATCGTTCCTGGCGAACGTCATTAA
- a CDS encoding nuclear transport factor 2 family protein yields the protein MNEEILALYRAYNQAMATDNTVALDQLLAPSFTLTHMTGYVQPRAEWLKELRQGTMKYFASIEEHVDAQKTDTGWHLVGQNRVTASIHGGGKYTWPLNTEMVIGRVAGTWKIMSAVVTTY from the coding sequence ATGAATGAAGAAATTTTAGCCCTTTATCGGGCGTACAACCAGGCCATGGCTACTGACAACACGGTTGCCCTGGATCAATTGCTGGCGCCAAGTTTTACGTTGACCCATATGACGGGGTACGTACAGCCGCGAGCTGAATGGCTCAAGGAATTACGGCAAGGAACCATGAAATACTTTGCTTCCATTGAAGAACACGTTGATGCTCAGAAGACGGATACGGGCTGGCATTTGGTGGGCCAAAATCGTGTGACGGCCAGCATTCATGGTGGCGGCAAATATACCTGGCCACTGAATACAGAGATGGTAATTGGACGGGTCGCCGGTACTTGGAAAATTATGAGCGCCGTAGTCACAACGTATTAG
- a CDS encoding zinc-dependent alcohol dehydrogenase family protein, whose amino-acid sequence MKTAVFVEPGKVEAQELPKPEVKNPTDAVLKIVRACVCGSDLWWYRGINDRQKNTPVGHEAIGIVESVGSGVTNVQPGDFVIAPFTHGCGHCAACLAGFDGNCENARTDDEIVGYQGEYLRFKNADWALVKVPGQPSDYSDAQLNDLLTLADVMATGYHAAATAEVKTGDTVVVMGDGAVGLCGVIAAKLRGAKRIIAMSRHADRQALAQEFGATDIVAERGDEAVQRVMALTDGAGADAVLECVGTAQSVDTAVKVGRAGAVVGRVGVPQKAEMNTNNLFWKNIGLRGGIASVTTYDRAVLLDAVLKGEIHPGKVFTKRFDLDHVAEAYAAMDKREAIKSLLVISN is encoded by the coding sequence ATGAAAACAGCCGTGTTCGTTGAACCAGGTAAAGTTGAAGCACAAGAGTTACCTAAGCCAGAGGTGAAAAATCCGACCGATGCCGTGTTGAAAATTGTGCGCGCGTGTGTCTGTGGATCCGATTTGTGGTGGTACCGGGGCATCAATGATCGCCAAAAAAATACGCCGGTGGGTCACGAAGCTATCGGTATTGTTGAAAGCGTGGGGTCTGGTGTCACTAATGTGCAACCTGGTGATTTTGTGATTGCACCATTCACCCATGGGTGTGGGCACTGTGCAGCTTGTCTGGCTGGCTTCGACGGTAACTGCGAGAATGCACGGACCGACGATGAAATTGTTGGCTACCAAGGGGAATACTTACGTTTCAAGAACGCTGACTGGGCCCTGGTCAAGGTTCCTGGCCAACCAAGTGACTACTCCGACGCACAATTGAATGACCTGTTGACGTTGGCTGACGTGATGGCTACGGGGTACCACGCCGCTGCCACCGCTGAAGTTAAGACTGGCGATACGGTCGTAGTGATGGGCGACGGCGCTGTGGGATTGTGCGGCGTGATTGCTGCCAAGTTGCGCGGGGCTAAGCGCATCATTGCCATGAGTCGTCACGCCGACCGTCAGGCGCTGGCTCAAGAATTTGGTGCTACCGACATCGTGGCCGAACGAGGTGACGAGGCCGTTCAACGGGTCATGGCGTTGACCGATGGCGCCGGTGCAGATGCTGTCCTGGAATGTGTTGGGACGGCACAATCTGTTGACACGGCCGTGAAGGTTGGCCGGGCTGGGGCCGTAGTTGGTCGTGTTGGGGTACCGCAGAAGGCAGAAATGAATACCAATAATCTGTTCTGGAAGAACATTGGTCTGCGCGGGGGGATTGCTTCCGTGACGACTTATGACCGAGCCGTGCTGTTGGATGCCGTCTTAAAGGGCGAAATTCATCCAGGGAAGGTTTTCACGAAGCGATTTGACCTCGACCACGTGGCCGAAGCTTACGCTGCAATGGATAAGCGTGAGGCCATCAAGTCATTATTGGTGATTAGTAACTAA
- a CDS encoding type II toxin-antitoxin system Phd/YefM family antitoxin, which yields MQAVNYSNFRQNLKSHLKSVNDDSEPLIVTTKDSKDDVVVLSVEEYDSLIETAKITANSYLMEKIKRGNQQFLAGKFEKHPLIEETDHE from the coding sequence TTGCAAGCTGTTAACTACTCAAATTTTCGTCAAAATTTAAAGTCTCATCTAAAAAGTGTTAATGATGATTCAGAACCTTTAATCGTGACTACTAAGGATTCTAAAGATGATGTTGTTGTATTATCCGTCGAAGAATACGATTCGCTCATTGAAACCGCAAAAATAACTGCTAATTCTTATCTTATGGAGAAAATCAAGCGCGGCAACCAGCAGTTTTTAGCCGGAAAGTTTGAAAAACATCCTTTAATCGAGGAAACTGATCATGAATAA
- a CDS encoding TetR/AcrR family transcriptional regulator produces the protein MIDRKSLIIKLNRVILIDGFQKLSMGKLAAAVNVSRASLYLYFKNKDDVVQAVVARHLKFMAEHPVPKHFTTTSFLPIWLDSLLLMGLTTTTFMTDLQKAYPVLYQEFIAADQAYFEDLKAYVAAGQQADFILDVFSADYVLFQAQALVRTVLDQVRAGQLSLNQAEDYLAATLHLQLAGLLTPNSQAKLDVQQVVGFEQTVLKEFREAYALIS, from the coding sequence ATGATTGACCGAAAATCTCTCATTATTAAATTGAATCGTGTAATTTTAATCGACGGTTTTCAAAAATTATCAATGGGTAAGTTGGCGGCGGCTGTTAATGTTAGTCGGGCAAGTCTCTACCTATACTTTAAAAACAAAGATGACGTCGTGCAGGCAGTTGTTGCGCGTCACTTAAAATTCATGGCTGAACACCCAGTCCCGAAGCACTTTACCACCACGTCGTTTCTACCAATCTGGTTGGATTCGCTACTATTGATGGGATTGACGACTACGACGTTTATGACGGACCTGCAGAAGGCCTACCCGGTGTTATACCAAGAGTTTATAGCGGCAGATCAAGCCTACTTTGAGGACTTAAAAGCCTACGTTGCAGCTGGGCAGCAAGCAGATTTTATTTTGGACGTTTTCTCGGCAGATTACGTGCTGTTTCAAGCACAAGCGTTGGTCCGAACAGTTCTGGACCAGGTTAGAGCGGGCCAACTTTCGTTGAATCAGGCGGAAGACTACTTAGCCGCCACGCTTCATTTACAGTTGGCCGGTTTACTGACACCAAATAGTCAGGCAAAGTTGGATGTGCAGCAGGTGGTCGGCTTTGAGCAGACCGTATTGAAAGAATTTCGTGAAGCGTATGCGTTGATTTCTTAA
- a CDS encoding flavodoxin family protein codes for MAAEVLIVDYSWSGTTAKMAAALQQVTGAQLVNLTVAPATFGSDMYATSDIANQQLASGKLPQLTNSLPDLSQYDIILVGGPVWSAKVSTPVRTFLGKLKNYKGTVAPFYTDAGTPGDYEADFAKLLPQATVKPGLGMTIQDLQQADARLTAWWERTL; via the coding sequence ATGGCAGCAGAAGTGTTAATTGTTGATTATTCGTGGTCTGGAACTACCGCTAAAATGGCGGCGGCTTTGCAGCAGGTAACGGGCGCCCAATTGGTGAATTTGACGGTTGCGCCAGCCACTTTTGGGTCAGATATGTACGCGACGTCGGATATTGCCAATCAGCAATTGGCGAGCGGGAAGCTGCCCCAGTTGACTAACTCATTGCCTGATTTGAGTCAGTATGACATCATTTTAGTTGGTGGGCCGGTTTGGTCAGCGAAGGTCTCGACACCAGTCCGGACTTTCCTTGGTAAGTTGAAAAATTATAAGGGAACCGTTGCGCCGTTTTATACGGATGCGGGCACTCCGGGCGACTACGAGGCAGACTTTGCCAAGCTATTGCCACAAGCGACGGTTAAGCCGGGCCTCGGCATGACCATCCAGGATCTCCAGCAGGCAGACGCGCGATTGACCGCTTGGTGGGAACGGACGCTTTAA
- a CDS encoding MerR family transcriptional regulator: MNIKEASEKTGVSSAAIRYYEKESLIPAIDRTAVGNRDIDDRIIRRIRFVTQMRSAGMSVENLRRYIQLFDAQEDNAKEQRALLQEQLAVMEEKRDDLQAAIDHLNYKLNHFYDHMEATEEELRALEREHADKVTKQTDDDQE; the protein is encoded by the coding sequence ATGAATATTAAAGAAGCCAGTGAAAAGACGGGGGTCTCCTCCGCGGCAATTCGGTATTATGAAAAGGAGTCACTGATTCCAGCCATTGACCGAACTGCCGTGGGCAACCGAGACATTGATGACCGCATCATTCGTCGAATCCGGTTTGTGACTCAGATGCGGAGTGCCGGGATGAGCGTTGAGAATCTCCGACGCTACATCCAATTGTTTGACGCGCAGGAGGATAACGCTAAGGAACAAAGGGCGTTATTACAGGAACAATTGGCCGTCATGGAAGAAAAGCGAGACGACCTGCAGGCAGCCATTGATCATCTGAATTACAAGCTTAATCACTTCTATGACCACATGGAAGCAACCGAAGAGGAGCTCCGAGCCTTAGAACGGGAGCATGCCGATAAGGTTACTAAGCAAACAGATGATGACCAAGAATGA
- a CDS encoding Crp/Fnr family transcriptional regulator, with amino-acid sequence MKLPAYLAQKLPEIGEHWSELHDLFISKTIPADTTLLAEGDVATELFIVTNGALRLWHNSDGRDITLQFFFENQVVSSFESFYLDQPSGFSIESFEDTQVLILPKTAFDQIRQRYPTIEPAITRFICERFIVYRNIFFDQLQYSPEERYQQLVADAPEILERVPLRLVASYLGMTPVSLSRIRTRLKEK; translated from the coding sequence ATGAAATTACCGGCATACTTAGCCCAAAAATTACCAGAAATTGGTGAGCACTGGTCGGAACTTCACGACCTATTCATTTCTAAGACAATCCCAGCAGACACGACTTTGCTGGCGGAGGGGGACGTTGCCACCGAACTCTTTATTGTGACGAATGGGGCCCTGCGTCTCTGGCACAACAGTGATGGGCGGGATATTACCCTGCAGTTTTTCTTTGAAAATCAGGTCGTCTCGTCCTTTGAAAGTTTCTACCTAGATCAACCCAGTGGTTTTTCCATTGAGAGCTTTGAAGATACGCAGGTGTTAATTTTGCCGAAGACGGCATTTGATCAGATTCGGCAGCGTTATCCCACGATTGAGCCGGCCATTACCCGTTTTATTTGTGAGCGGTTCATTGTCTACCGCAACATCTTTTTTGACCAGCTACAGTACTCACCAGAGGAACGCTATCAGCAGCTGGTTGCTGATGCTCCGGAGATTCTGGAGCGTGTTCCCCTGCGGTTAGTGGCGTCGTACCTGGGGATGACGCCGGTGTCACTGAGTCGGATTCGTACGCGGCTAAAGGAAAAGTGA